From Pelotomaculum schinkii, the proteins below share one genomic window:
- a CDS encoding TIGR04282 family arsenosugar biosynthesis glycosyltransferase yields the protein MLKPALAIMSRAPSKEGKSRLGAVLSPAQREALQWAFLEDTLDKVSRLTEFERYLAVTPSGDLNKLAKKLEFGGRVMPQSGGNLGQRMHDIAERLFLTGHAPVIFIGTDVPDLPPSYLQKALYLLEHSDLVFGPALDGGYCLIGMRNFQGRVFDGISWGSERVLEETLKICEENKLSYGLLECLMDIDRPGDLLALMRQYENKKIDIELIPARTIRFLKSIEIRTLII from the coding sequence ATGCTTAAACCGGCGCTGGCAATCATGTCCAGGGCGCCTTCCAAAGAAGGTAAGAGCCGCCTGGGCGCGGTGCTGTCACCCGCTCAGCGGGAAGCCCTGCAGTGGGCTTTTCTGGAAGATACATTGGATAAAGTAAGTAGACTGACAGAATTTGAGCGCTATCTGGCTGTAACTCCTTCCGGCGATCTCAACAAGTTGGCTAAAAAGCTGGAATTTGGCGGGCGGGTCATGCCCCAGTCCGGTGGAAACCTGGGACAGCGTATGCATGACATAGCTGAAAGATTGTTTTTAACCGGTCACGCCCCTGTCATTTTTATCGGGACGGATGTACCGGACTTGCCGCCTTCTTATTTACAAAAAGCTCTTTATTTGCTGGAGCATAGCGATTTAGTTTTTGGACCGGCGCTCGACGGCGGTTATTGCCTTATTGGAATGCGAAACTTTCAGGGCAGGGTTTTTGACGGTATCAGCTGGGGTTCGGAAAGAGTATTGGAAGAAACTCTAAAAATATGTGAAGAGAACAAATTGTCCTATGGACTTCTGGAATGCTTGATGGATATTGACCGCCCGGGTGACCTCCTGGCTTTGATGAGACAGTATGAAAATAAAAAAATAGATATTGAGTTAATTCCGGCAAGGACCATCCGGTTTCTAAAATCTATCGAAATACGAACACTTATTATATGA
- a CDS encoding TIGR04283 family arsenosugar biosynthesis glycosyltransferase: MIKTKHPLISVIIPTYNESATIEGTLEHLRPWSNLIEVIIADASTDGTANLVGRDFLLIQAPRGRASQMNAGAQLAGGEVLLFLHSDTRLPNDFIQQLELALSDSRVVGGAFKMKIDHPGLFFYLTTLGSNLRAAVTGVYFGDQTIFVRRDCFRQIGGFPLIDLLEDWEFSLSMKKIGKTVLLPGPVKTSARRWLIHGKWRTTWLMHKIKVLYLLGTSPADLKRLYSDRR, translated from the coding sequence ATGATTAAGACAAAGCATCCTTTAATAAGCGTAATCATTCCAACTTATAATGAGTCCGCAACCATTGAGGGAACCCTTGAACACCTGCGCCCCTGGAGCAACCTGATAGAGGTCATTATTGCGGACGCGAGCACTGACGGAACAGCCAATTTGGTCGGCCGGGATTTTTTACTTATCCAGGCTCCCCGGGGCAGGGCAAGTCAGATGAATGCCGGCGCTCAGCTGGCCGGCGGAGAGGTACTTCTTTTCCTGCACAGCGACACCCGCCTGCCAAATGACTTCATCCAACAACTTGAGCTGGCATTGTCCGACAGCAGAGTCGTCGGGGGCGCCTTTAAAATGAAAATAGATCACCCGGGGTTGTTTTTCTACCTGACCACCCTCGGTTCAAATCTGAGGGCCGCTGTCACGGGCGTATATTTCGGCGATCAGACTATCTTCGTGCGGCGGGATTGTTTCCGGCAAATCGGCGGCTTCCCGCTTATTGATTTATTGGAAGATTGGGAGTTCTCCTTGAGCATGAAAAAGATCGGGAAAACCGTGCTTCTTCCCGGTCCCGTCAAAACTTCGGCCAGGCGCTGGCTAATCCACGGCAAGTGGAGGACCACATGGCTGATGCATAAAATTAAGGTCCTTTATCTTCTAGGAACCAGCCCGGCAGACCTAAAGAGGCTGTACTCAGACAGGCGTTGA
- a CDS encoding TetR/AcrR family transcriptional regulator, which translates to MNGYERRTELKKDKIRTAALELFCAYGTDKTSINEIAQKAGVAPASIYNYFGSKEGLMKDTTINLLESGWQARKELWETDLPFPELVRRAVSMNYDFIDHINLDTLRVLFNTDPEIKKLADDFYKHRYSYIVGQFIQKGRREGYIRKDISIEAATIYLKMYQDVFQQPEILKNSNKDLLKELCDLMLYGLAGQPITDQTE; encoded by the coding sequence ATGAACGGATATGAACGTAGGACAGAGTTAAAAAAAGATAAAATACGCACTGCCGCTTTAGAGCTTTTTTGTGCGTACGGTACAGATAAAACCAGTATAAATGAAATCGCTCAAAAGGCAGGAGTTGCACCGGCCAGTATCTATAATTATTTCGGTAGCAAGGAAGGTCTGATGAAGGATACAACCATAAACCTCCTGGAAAGCGGCTGGCAAGCAAGAAAAGAACTATGGGAAACCGACCTGCCTTTTCCTGAATTGGTGAGGCGTGCCGTATCAATGAATTATGATTTCATTGATCACATCAATCTGGATACTCTAAGAGTATTGTTTAATACCGATCCGGAGATAAAGAAGCTCGCGGATGATTTTTATAAACACAGATATTCCTATATCGTAGGCCAATTCATCCAAAAAGGCCGCAGGGAAGGGTATATACGCAAAGATATTTCTATTGAAGCGGCTACGATTTATCTGAAAATGTATCAAGATGTATTTCAGCAGCCCGAAATACTGAAGAACAGCAACAAGGATTTGCTGAAAGAATTATGTGATTTGATGCTATATGGGCTGGCGGGACAGCCTATTACCGATCAGACGGAGTAA
- a CDS encoding C-GCAxxG-C-C family protein: MSDAYQDVCEDVRSKAMMYFNQGYNCAQAVALSNVEMLKGQTDGIIQLAAGFGHGISAGCACGALTGGVMAISLLLANPDTKGFDKEISETAAKLHQRFVNEFGQACCSGLRKKLSPLKNARCKEITGTTAAMTMELVLAAKIKKSTPV, from the coding sequence GTGAGTGACGCATATCAGGATGTTTGCGAGGACGTACGCAGCAAAGCGATGATGTATTTTAACCAGGGCTATAATTGCGCACAGGCAGTGGCGTTGAGCAACGTGGAAATGCTTAAAGGGCAAACCGACGGCATAATACAACTGGCTGCAGGTTTTGGTCACGGCATAAGCGCCGGTTGCGCCTGCGGCGCTTTAACAGGAGGCGTTATGGCTATCAGTCTGCTGCTTGCAAATCCCGATACCAAGGGTTTTGATAAGGAGATATCAGAAACTGCGGCAAAACTGCATCAGCGGTTTGTCAATGAATTTGGCCAGGCCTGCTGCAGCGGGCTCAGGAAAAAGTTATCTCCTTTAAAAAATGCCCGGTGCAAGGAAATAACCGGTACAACAGCCGCTATGACTATGGAATTAGTTTTAGCCGCAAAGATAAAAAAGTCAACGCCTGTCTGA
- the pgsA gene encoding CDP-diacylglycerol--glycerol-3-phosphate 3-phosphatidyltransferase codes for MNLPNSLTVARLIIIPVFLLVASMKCHYADYIAAGIFIIAAITDSLDGYLARKKNQTTLLGQFLDPVVDKILVTAALIILVEIGRIPGWIAIIIVSREIAVTGLRAVAAAQGIVIAASCLGKIKTVAQIIAISAFLLDNFPFYLINFPFAYVALTFAMVFTLWSGVDYYLAFRLATKAR; via the coding sequence GTGAATTTGCCTAATAGCCTGACTGTCGCCAGATTAATAATTATTCCGGTATTCTTGCTGGTTGCCTCAATGAAATGCCATTACGCTGATTATATTGCTGCCGGCATTTTTATAATTGCTGCAATAACCGATAGTCTAGACGGGTACCTCGCGAGAAAAAAGAATCAAACAACTTTACTGGGCCAATTTTTAGACCCTGTTGTCGATAAAATCCTTGTTACCGCGGCTCTTATTATCCTGGTGGAGATAGGGAGGATACCCGGGTGGATAGCTATTATTATTGTCAGCAGGGAAATTGCCGTTACCGGATTAAGAGCTGTCGCAGCAGCGCAAGGGATCGTCATTGCGGCCAGTTGTCTTGGGAAAATCAAGACAGTAGCGCAAATTATAGCTATTAGCGCCTTTCTCTTGGATAATTTTCCTTTTTATTTGATAAATTTTCCCTTTGCTTATGTTGCCTTGACATTTGCAATGGTTTTTACGCTTTGGTCAGGCGTGGATTATTATTTGGCATTCAGGCTTGCAACAAAAGCAAGATAG